The region CGCATGCAGAAAAACTGGACAATCGTTTTATTTTCACAGGTCCTTCGATCATACCGCGTCAAGATGCTGAGACTTTCCCGTTTGAGCTGCTTCGTGAACGTTACCCGCATACCGTGTACATTGCTATGGGTACTATTTTAAATAAAAACTTGGATTTCTATCAACTTTGCTTTGAAGCATTTGGGGATATGCCGGTGAATGTGGTTCTATCTTCAGGGAGATATACGGATATGGAGCCGCTGGCTGATCAAATTCCCCCTAATTTTATCGTCGTGCCCTATATTGCACAGCTCGATATGCTACAGCATACGGATGTTTTCATCACACATGCCGGAATGAATAGTACGAGTGAGGCGCTATATTACAACGTTCCGTTAGTAATGATTCCATTAACGTCGGATCAGCCTCTTGTAGCCAATCGGGTACAGGAGTTAGGGGCGGGTATCTCTTTAAATAAACTCAACCTCAGTGCAACGGATATGAGAGAGGCATTGTCAGAAGTCCTAAGCAATCCATTCTATAAACAGCAGGCTTGCCTCATCGGTGAATCTTTACGGCAATCCGGCGGTTATAAGCGGGCCGCCGAAATAATTATGAGTCACATGGCTGTGATTACTACTATTTGACCTGCATTGGACACGCTCTATATAATGAAGAGACGAGAGTGACAGGGGGGCATCGAATGGGAGCATGGGGAATCAAAGCATTGGAAAGTGATGAAGGGCTGGATCTGGTGGCGGCGATCGAGGACTTGCTTCCTCGTGACACATTGGATTTGGGTGAGTTGATGGCGAAGTTTGGTGAGGATGACTTCCTTTATGACGGAACAGTGCTCGCCCTCGCGGAGCTGTATATCGAGTTTCAAGAGAATGGCAGTTTGGATTACGATCATGAGGAGGAAGAACGCACCTGGACGCAAGTACGGGCGTTCACGGCCGATCATTCCGCGCTGGGGACTTTGCTGGAGCATTTGAACGTGATTTGGACTGACATTGAGGGGGAGTGCGAGGGCGATTTGGCGGAACTGTGGCGGGAATCGTCAAGCTGGGACGAATGGCGGGCACATGTACAGCAGCTCATTTCCAAGTTGGAGGCGCGGCTTGCCAAATATTAGTAGTAGGATGATTGAATGTAAACAAAAGCGCTGCAATCCGAATGATAGGGTTGCGGCGCTTTTGTTTAGTTGATTTTCCGATTCGCGGCTGATTTGCTTCTGATACTGTTTTTGTTTGTTATAGCCTCCGTTGGGCCTGTTCTGCGGCCTCCTTGACAATTTCGCCTAACGTTGGATGCGGGTGGATGGTCATGGCTATATCTTCTACGGTTGCCCCCATCTCAATCGCAAGGGAAAGCTCCGATATAAGCGTAGATGCTTCAGCGCCTACAATCTGTGCACCTAATACAAGTCCAGACGCAGCATGAGCAACAATTTTGACAAATCCTTCGGTTTCCTTCAGAGCCAGCGCACGGCCGTTAATAGAGAAGATAGATTTTCCAACGATAACAGGAATGGATTTGTGTTTACAATCCGTTTCGCTAAGACCAACGCTCGTAATCTCCGGGTGAGAAAACACAACCAGCGGAAGAGCTTTGTAGTCGATGACAGAGGGTTTACCCGCAATCGCTTCTGCTGCAATTTTTGCTTCATATGAAGCTTTATGGGCCAAGGCAGGGCCTTGAACAATATCTCCAATGGCATAGATATTCGG is a window of Paenibacillus sp. FSL H3-0469 DNA encoding:
- a CDS encoding macrolide family glycosyltransferase; the encoded protein is MARVLVVITPAEGHVNPSLGLVTQLIDSGEEVVYVCVEEYRSRIEQTGALLITYPFPQDAFSHDPVLKPQEYIHPYQFIYMMVGGIIQRIIPEVFRVIGNQKFDYLIFDSLMGWGGTILAEKLGIPAVCTIASFAFVDPLGTGEGMNEQEMDTNTMELYEATMKITRELAQEYQVSLPAMEEIPAHTGRLKLVYTSRYFQPHAEKLDNRFIFTGPSIIPRQDAETFPFELLRERYPHTVYIAMGTILNKNLDFYQLCFEAFGDMPVNVVLSSGRYTDMEPLADQIPPNFIVVPYIAQLDMLQHTDVFITHAGMNSTSEALYYNVPLVMIPLTSDQPLVANRVQELGAGISLNKLNLSATDMREALSEVLSNPFYKQQACLIGESLRQSGGYKRAAEIIMSHMAVITTI
- a CDS encoding DUF4259 domain-containing protein; this translates as MGAWGIKALESDEGLDLVAAIEDLLPRDTLDLGELMAKFGEDDFLYDGTVLALAELYIEFQENGSLDYDHEEEERTWTQVRAFTADHSALGTLLEHLNVIWTDIEGECEGDLAELWRESSSWDEWRAHVQQLISKLEARLAKY